A region from the Lolium perenne isolate Kyuss_39 chromosome 4, Kyuss_2.0, whole genome shotgun sequence genome encodes:
- the LOC127293208 gene encoding chemocyanin, with protein sequence MAQGSGSARAVLALVLLCVLLHGDLAESKMYTVGDRGGWTFSSGGWARGKRFRAGDVLLFKYARGAHNVVAVNAAGYRSCSAPRGSRTYSSGNDRVTLSRGTNYFICSVPGHCGAGMKMAINAA encoded by the exons ATGGCCCAGGGAAGCGGCAGTGCTCGCGCCGTGCTGGCGCTAGTCCTCCTCTGCGTGCTCCTCCACGGCGACCTCGCCGAGTCCAAGATGTACACCGTCGGCGACCGCGGCGGGTGGACCTTCAGCTCCGGCGGCTGGGCCAGGggcaagcgcttccgcgccggcgaCGTGCTGC TGTTCAAGTACGCGCGGGGCGCGCACAACGTGGTGGCGGTGAACGCGGCAGGGTACAGGTCCTGCAGCGCGCCGAGGGGCAGCAGGACCTACAGCTCCGGCAACGACCGCGTCACGCTCTCCCGCGGCACCAACTACTTCATCTGCAGCGTCCCCGGCCACTGCGGCGCCGGCATGAAGATGGCGATCAACGCCGCCTGA